The following coding sequences are from one Granulicella sp. L56 window:
- a CDS encoding LUD domain-containing protein: MGTEMMVATNSGTARAEVLRRIRVAKGGTSDTETAGTAWSRVAREYRRSAVLEPKSLLELLEDRLRDYDAHVVRVGYCDVADAVAKMLAARGKRRLVVPAGLAAEWLPAGFEFVRDDGMSSTALDAFDGVMTGSTVAIAVTGTVILQNVPGQGRRAVTLVPDYHLCIVNAADVVETIPQAMDRLHETAKLTTTFFSGPSATADIEMTRIKGVHGPRHLDVILIV, from the coding sequence ATGGGAACTGAGATGATGGTTGCTACTAACTCCGGTACGGCGCGGGCTGAGGTTTTGCGGCGTATTCGTGTGGCTAAAGGTGGGACTTCGGATACCGAGACTGCAGGAACTGCGTGGAGCCGTGTGGCGCGAGAGTATCGACGCAGCGCAGTGTTGGAGCCGAAGTCGCTGTTGGAACTGCTTGAAGACCGGTTACGGGACTATGACGCGCATGTGGTCCGCGTGGGGTATTGCGACGTGGCCGATGCTGTCGCGAAGATGCTTGCAGCGCGAGGGAAGCGGCGGTTGGTGGTTCCGGCTGGGCTTGCAGCAGAGTGGCTTCCTGCGGGCTTTGAGTTTGTGAGGGACGACGGCATGAGCTCGACGGCGCTGGATGCTTTCGATGGGGTGATGACTGGCTCGACCGTCGCGATTGCCGTAACCGGGACAGTGATCCTGCAGAATGTGCCGGGGCAGGGACGGCGCGCGGTGACGTTGGTGCCGGATTATCACCTCTGCATTGTGAATGCCGCCGATGTGGTCGAAACGATACCACAGGCGATGGACCGTCTACACGAGACAGCGAAGTTGACGACGACTTTTTTTTCGGGGCCTTCGGCTACGGCAGATATTGAGATGACTCGGATTAAGGGCGTGCATGGACCGAGGCATCTGGATGTGATCCTGATCGTATAA
- a CDS encoding (Fe-S)-binding protein gives MRVSLFITCYNDTLFPETGKSVVKVLERLGHTVEFPAGQTCCGQMHYNTGYQAEAMPLVQRFVDQFRGAEAVVVPSSSCVAMMKDHYPKMAAEIGDAKLIADVEELLPRVFEFSEFLTRGLGLEDVGAYYPHRVTYHASCHGLRNLELGDGPLRLLKAVRGIDLVPLEGLEQCCGFGGTFAIKNADVSSAMLSEKTTAVLNTGAEACTACDNSCLMHIQGALHRQRTGVKTVHLAEILAGDEGVTR, from the coding sequence CTGCGAGTTTCCTTATTCATTACCTGCTACAACGACACGCTGTTTCCTGAGACGGGCAAATCCGTGGTGAAGGTGCTGGAACGGCTGGGGCATACGGTTGAGTTTCCTGCCGGGCAGACCTGCTGCGGGCAGATGCACTATAACACCGGCTATCAGGCAGAAGCCATGCCGCTGGTGCAGCGGTTTGTCGACCAGTTTCGCGGGGCCGAGGCGGTGGTGGTGCCGTCTTCGAGCTGCGTGGCGATGATGAAGGACCACTATCCGAAGATGGCCGCGGAGATTGGCGATGCGAAGCTGATTGCGGATGTCGAAGAGCTGTTGCCTCGGGTGTTCGAGTTCTCGGAGTTCTTGACGCGGGGGTTGGGGCTGGAGGATGTGGGAGCCTATTATCCGCACCGGGTGACCTATCACGCGAGCTGTCACGGGTTGCGGAATCTTGAGCTGGGAGACGGGCCGCTGCGTCTGCTGAAGGCGGTGCGGGGAATCGATCTGGTTCCGCTGGAAGGACTGGAACAGTGCTGCGGCTTTGGCGGAACGTTTGCCATAAAGAATGCGGATGTTTCGAGCGCGATGCTTTCGGAGAAGACGACGGCGGTGTTGAATACGGGCGCGGAAGCTTGTACGGCTTGCGATAATAGCTGCCTGATGCATATTCAGGGAGCGCTGCATCGACAGCGGACCGGAGTGAAGACGGTGCATCTGGCGGAGATATTGGCCGGGGATGAAGGGGTGACACGGTGA
- the truA gene encoding tRNA pseudouridine(38-40) synthase TruA gives MPNWKAILSYDGTPYHGWQIQPNLPTVQGTLAQAIHHITGETVLPQGSGRTDAGVHALAQVASFSLESPIPPANFRRALNHALPPSIRVLSIDHTPSDFHARHRAIGKTYEYRIHPAGSICSPMLAPYVWPCPIPLDFEQLQQAAAYILGTHDFTSFAAADPDLATRTADLSSDQPQHATAIRTIHHSHWRQQEGIFIYRVTGTGFLHHMVRNLVGTFAEAGTGRISAHAIPEILAASNRSAAGPTAPAAGLFLVEVEYE, from the coding sequence ATGCCCAACTGGAAAGCCATCCTGAGCTACGACGGAACTCCCTACCACGGCTGGCAGATCCAGCCCAACCTGCCCACCGTTCAGGGAACCCTCGCCCAGGCCATCCACCACATCACCGGAGAAACCGTTCTCCCCCAGGGTTCAGGCCGCACCGACGCCGGAGTCCACGCTCTCGCGCAAGTAGCCTCCTTCTCCCTCGAATCCCCCATTCCACCCGCCAACTTTCGACGAGCCCTCAATCACGCTTTGCCCCCCAGCATCCGCGTCCTCTCTATTGACCACACCCCATCCGACTTCCACGCCCGCCACCGCGCCATCGGCAAAACCTACGAGTACCGCATCCACCCCGCCGGCAGCATCTGCTCGCCGATGCTCGCCCCCTACGTCTGGCCCTGTCCCATCCCTCTCGACTTCGAGCAACTCCAGCAAGCAGCCGCCTATATTCTTGGCACCCACGACTTTACCTCTTTCGCCGCCGCAGACCCCGACCTCGCTACCCGCACCGCCGACCTATCTTCCGACCAGCCACAACACGCAACTGCCATCCGTACTATCCACCACTCCCACTGGCGCCAGCAAGAAGGCATCTTCATCTACCGGGTCACCGGAACCGGCTTCCTTCACCACATGGTGCGCAACCTCGTAGGCACCTTCGCCGAAGCAGGCACAGGCCGCATCTCTGCTCACGCCATCCCCGAAATCCTCGCAGCCTCTAACCGCTCCGCCGCCGGTCCCACCGCCCCCGCCGCCGGCCTCTTCCTCGTCGAAGTTGAATACGAATGA
- a CDS encoding TIM barrel protein, with amino-acid sequence MTTNGAGTAGRDAEKICSALDSFRIEVPSWGFANTGTRFGKFVQGGAATTTEEKFADASQVNALTGASPTVALHVLWDLPGGKADVPAIQALEKKYGVKSGGINPNLFQDAEYKFGSIANPSAEIRGIALQHLLDSVEIGKVLGSKDVSLWIADGSNYPGTQSVRRRIEWMQEVLGKTHAALGPDQRMLVEYKPFEPAFYHTDIADWGMALELARDAGPQAKVLVDTGHHYQGTNIEQIVAWLLQLGQLGGFHFNDRKYADDDLTLGSIDPYQLFRIFHEIVSASPAERAEISFMIDQSHNLKGKIEAMVQSVLTAQELYAKASLIDQEKLAELQDSCRLVEAEECFRTAFWQDVRPMVREWRVTRGLPADPLKALAESGYVEKVTRERGSKNARSVSSYA; translated from the coding sequence ATGACGACGAACGGTGCAGGGACGGCAGGACGTGACGCAGAGAAAATTTGTAGCGCTCTGGATAGCTTTCGGATCGAAGTGCCTTCATGGGGGTTCGCCAATACCGGCACACGGTTTGGAAAGTTTGTGCAGGGTGGAGCGGCCACGACGACGGAAGAGAAGTTTGCCGATGCCTCGCAAGTGAATGCGCTGACGGGAGCAAGCCCGACGGTTGCGCTGCATGTGCTGTGGGACCTGCCGGGCGGGAAGGCTGATGTTCCGGCGATTCAGGCGCTGGAAAAGAAGTATGGCGTGAAGTCGGGTGGCATCAATCCAAACCTTTTCCAAGATGCCGAATACAAGTTCGGATCGATTGCGAATCCTAGTGCGGAGATTCGTGGAATTGCGCTGCAGCATTTGCTCGATTCGGTGGAGATCGGCAAGGTGCTGGGCTCGAAGGACGTCTCGTTGTGGATTGCGGACGGCTCGAATTATCCGGGGACGCAGAGCGTACGGCGGCGCATCGAGTGGATGCAAGAGGTATTGGGTAAGACTCACGCGGCGCTCGGCCCTGACCAGCGAATGCTGGTGGAGTACAAGCCGTTTGAGCCTGCTTTCTATCATACGGACATCGCGGACTGGGGCATGGCTCTGGAACTGGCGCGCGATGCGGGACCGCAGGCCAAAGTGCTGGTGGATACGGGCCACCACTATCAGGGCACGAACATCGAGCAGATTGTGGCGTGGTTGCTGCAACTGGGGCAGCTTGGCGGGTTCCACTTCAATGACCGCAAGTATGCCGATGACGACCTGACGCTGGGCTCGATCGATCCTTACCAGTTGTTCCGCATCTTCCATGAGATTGTGAGCGCCAGCCCGGCGGAGCGTGCGGAGATATCCTTCATGATCGACCAGAGCCACAACCTGAAGGGCAAGATCGAAGCGATGGTGCAGTCGGTGCTTACGGCGCAGGAGCTTTATGCGAAGGCTTCGCTGATCGATCAGGAGAAGCTGGCAGAGCTGCAGGATTCGTGTCGTCTGGTGGAAGCGGAAGAGTGCTTCCGCACGGCGTTCTGGCAGGATGTACGTCCCATGGTTCGAGAGTGGCGGGTTACACGTGGTCTGCCTGCCGATCCTTTGAAGGCGCTGGCCGAGAGCGGCTATGTGGAGAAGGTGACGCGCGAGCGTGGCAGCAAGAATGCGCGCAGCGTCTCCAGCTACGCGTAA
- a CDS encoding LutB/LldF family L-lactate oxidation iron-sulfur protein — protein MSGVALDPKTSPVFPMAAKAALGDTQMRKNVRHATDVIQSKRARVVGEMPDWQQLREAGRQIRQHTMEHLDFYLEQFEENCTRAGGVVHWARDAEEAKRIVTALVKASGSDEVIKIKSMTTEEIHLNDALAAAGIHAYETDLAELIIQLGEDQPSHIVVPALHKNRQQIREIFQRKMNLPELGETPQDLADAARMFLREKFLRVKTGVSGANFLIAETGGVCIVESEGNGRMCLTLPETLITIVGIDKVLPRFQDLEVVLQLLPRSATGERMNPYNSIWTGVKEGDGPRAFHVVLMDNARTEILADKEGRQTLNCIRCGACQNACPVYRQTGGQAYGSVYAGPIGAILTPQLQEMHYAQSLPFASSLCGACYEVCPVKINIPEVLIHLRNKVVKQNTAGIAGLFDVEAGAMKAMAMIFKSERRFRAAQRLGRIAETPLVRKDGRGVGWIGWLPGMLGGWTQVRDLQEMPEETFRDWWEKRRTNGN, from the coding sequence GTGAGCGGAGTTGCGTTAGATCCGAAGACGTCGCCTGTATTCCCGATGGCAGCGAAGGCTGCGCTGGGTGACACGCAGATGCGGAAGAACGTTCGCCATGCCACAGACGTGATTCAGTCCAAGCGAGCGCGCGTCGTGGGCGAGATGCCGGATTGGCAGCAGTTGCGCGAGGCAGGCAGGCAGATTCGCCAGCACACTATGGAGCATCTGGATTTCTACCTGGAGCAGTTTGAGGAGAACTGCACGCGAGCGGGTGGTGTCGTGCACTGGGCTCGCGATGCGGAAGAGGCGAAGAGAATTGTTACTGCGCTGGTGAAGGCGAGCGGCTCGGATGAGGTCATCAAGATCAAGTCGATGACTACGGAAGAGATTCATCTGAATGATGCGCTGGCGGCGGCGGGGATTCACGCCTATGAGACCGACCTGGCTGAGTTGATTATTCAGCTAGGGGAAGACCAGCCTTCGCATATTGTGGTTCCGGCGCTGCATAAGAACCGGCAGCAGATTCGCGAGATCTTTCAGAGGAAAATGAATCTGCCGGAGTTGGGTGAGACCCCGCAGGATTTGGCCGATGCCGCTCGTATGTTTTTGCGAGAGAAATTTTTGCGGGTGAAGACGGGAGTGAGCGGCGCTAATTTCCTGATCGCGGAGACAGGAGGGGTTTGCATCGTCGAAAGCGAGGGCAATGGACGCATGTGCCTGACGCTGCCGGAGACGCTGATTACGATTGTGGGAATCGATAAAGTGCTACCGCGGTTTCAGGACCTTGAGGTGGTGTTGCAGTTATTGCCACGCTCGGCCACCGGCGAGCGGATGAATCCGTACAACTCGATCTGGACCGGAGTGAAGGAAGGCGATGGGCCGCGCGCATTTCATGTAGTGCTGATGGACAATGCGCGGACGGAGATTCTGGCGGACAAGGAAGGCCGGCAGACGCTGAACTGCATTCGCTGCGGAGCTTGCCAGAATGCCTGCCCTGTCTATCGGCAGACGGGCGGACAGGCTTACGGGAGCGTGTATGCCGGACCGATTGGCGCGATTCTGACGCCGCAGTTGCAGGAGATGCACTATGCGCAGAGCCTTCCGTTTGCATCGTCGCTGTGCGGGGCCTGCTACGAAGTGTGTCCGGTGAAGATCAATATTCCCGAGGTGCTGATTCATCTGCGGAACAAGGTGGTGAAGCAGAATACGGCGGGGATTGCGGGCTTGTTCGATGTCGAAGCTGGGGCCATGAAGGCCATGGCGATGATCTTCAAGAGCGAGCGACGTTTTCGGGCGGCGCAGCGGCTGGGGCGCATTGCGGAGACTCCGCTGGTGCGCAAGGACGGGCGAGGTGTGGGCTGGATAGGCTGGCTGCCAGGGATGCTGGGCGGCTGGACGCAGGTAAGGGACCTGCAGGAGATGCCGGAAGAGACCTTCCGCGATTGGTGGGAGAAGCGGAGGACGAATGGGAACTGA
- a CDS encoding L-rhamnose/proton symporter RhaT produces the protein MGTNPFIGVIYHWIGGFASATNFIPFRAIKRWSWEIYWLIQGFAAWIVAPVVLAYIFVPNLAGILHTAYATHPSDCRYAFLFGALWGIGGLTFGLAIRYLGIALGYAIALGLCTAFGTLIPPIYTGQITTIMHEGSGQIILLGVAICLIAVAVNGAAGWSKEQETTPEEKAEAGESDFSFGKGIAVAIFAGIMSSFFAFGLAAGKPIGDIAKVQLLANHRLDLWQNLPILIVVLWGGFLTNFIWSAILIIKNSSIKQFVGAPGNNPMRASHSSGDTLVDFDPLDASTYDRLAPKTLVANYLFAAMAGVIWYFQFFFYSMGQTKMGKYDFSSWTLHMASIIIFATLWGLALKEWRGTSNRTKWLVAIGLFLLVGSTVVVGYGNYLKATQDAVTAAMLH, from the coding sequence GTGGGAACCAATCCGTTTATCGGCGTCATTTATCACTGGATCGGCGGCTTCGCCTCCGCCACCAACTTCATCCCCTTCCGCGCCATCAAGCGCTGGTCGTGGGAGATCTACTGGCTCATCCAGGGCTTTGCCGCCTGGATCGTCGCGCCCGTCGTCCTCGCCTACATCTTCGTGCCCAACCTCGCGGGCATCCTGCACACCGCCTACGCGACTCATCCATCCGATTGCCGCTACGCCTTCCTCTTCGGCGCACTCTGGGGAATCGGCGGCCTCACCTTCGGGCTTGCCATCCGCTACCTCGGCATTGCCCTCGGCTACGCCATCGCACTTGGCCTTTGCACCGCCTTCGGCACACTGATCCCACCGATCTACACCGGCCAGATCACCACCATCATGCACGAAGGTTCCGGCCAGATCATCCTTCTCGGTGTCGCCATCTGCCTCATCGCCGTAGCCGTCAACGGAGCCGCAGGCTGGTCGAAAGAGCAGGAGACCACCCCTGAGGAGAAGGCCGAAGCGGGCGAGTCCGACTTCTCCTTCGGCAAGGGCATCGCCGTCGCCATCTTCGCCGGCATCATGAGCAGCTTCTTCGCCTTCGGCCTCGCCGCCGGCAAGCCTATCGGCGACATCGCCAAGGTTCAGCTCCTCGCCAACCATCGCCTCGACCTCTGGCAGAATCTTCCCATCCTCATCGTCGTTCTCTGGGGAGGCTTCCTCACCAACTTCATCTGGTCCGCCATCCTCATCATCAAGAACAGCTCCATCAAGCAGTTCGTCGGCGCCCCCGGCAACAATCCTATGCGCGCCTCGCACTCCTCCGGCGACACGCTCGTTGACTTCGATCCGCTCGACGCCTCCACCTACGACCGCCTCGCCCCCAAAACCCTGGTCGCCAACTACCTCTTCGCCGCCATGGCCGGAGTCATCTGGTACTTCCAGTTCTTCTTCTACTCCATGGGCCAGACCAAGATGGGCAAATACGATTTCTCCAGTTGGACCCTGCACATGGCCTCGATCATCATCTTCGCCACGCTATGGGGCCTGGCCCTCAAAGAATGGCGAGGCACCAGCAACCGCACGAAGTGGCTGGTAGCCATTGGCCTCTTTCTCCTCGTCGGCTCAACGGTAGTCGTAGGCTACGGCAACTATCTCAAAGCTACGCAGGATGCAGTGACAGCCGCCATGCTCCACTAA
- a CDS encoding TolC family protein, which yields MVLKLHTFTLLLLAPCITWGQVQSSLRLPNAPSATHAVLEAAQTASTSDAPVLLTRKQAETIALANNPRIHIGQLLAKVQHQVVRETRSGELPDLSGNLTAVQAEEASRISAGSLTASRLLQHAGMGVQVNQLITDFGHTQNLVASARLNEKARLADAEANREDIVLATDQVFYQAIEAQATLKVAEQTVSARQTLVDQVSALTSAKLKSDLDLSFAQVNLSQAKLLQLDAQNNFDAAKASLDAVLGYDRPTNYKLVAGTDSLAALPPDVAPLIASAIQNRPDLQSLQWNEQAARKYSRAQHEQLLPTISALGTVGKTPVGSSQYFPTSWYGAVGVNMSVPIFNGFRYSAEASQASLEAKAAAERTRDLRDQVVRDVRTAWLNANTALQRVTVTEEFQRQANLALNLAQTRYKLGLSSIVELSQAQLQQTQAAISDANARSQYGFALSDLRFQTGVQP from the coding sequence ATGGTTCTGAAGCTACATACTTTTACTTTGCTGTTGCTCGCTCCTTGTATTACCTGGGGACAGGTGCAGTCCTCTCTTCGGTTACCGAATGCGCCGTCAGCTACCCATGCTGTACTTGAGGCAGCACAGACAGCCTCTACTTCTGACGCTCCGGTTCTACTGACTCGTAAACAGGCTGAGACGATTGCGCTGGCGAACAATCCTCGCATTCATATTGGGCAGTTGCTTGCCAAGGTGCAGCATCAGGTGGTGAGGGAGACTCGCTCGGGTGAGTTGCCGGACCTCAGCGGAAACCTGACCGCGGTTCAGGCAGAGGAGGCGAGTCGCATCTCCGCGGGGAGCCTCACTGCTTCGAGGTTGCTGCAACATGCTGGAATGGGTGTTCAAGTAAACCAATTGATTACCGATTTCGGGCATACACAAAACCTGGTGGCTTCGGCGAGGCTGAACGAGAAGGCTCGACTGGCGGATGCCGAGGCTAATCGCGAGGATATTGTTCTTGCGACAGATCAGGTGTTCTATCAGGCGATTGAGGCGCAAGCTACTTTGAAGGTGGCTGAACAGACTGTTTCGGCGAGGCAGACGCTGGTCGATCAGGTAAGTGCGCTGACTTCGGCCAAGCTGAAGTCGGATCTCGACCTTAGTTTTGCTCAGGTGAATTTGTCGCAGGCGAAGCTGTTGCAATTGGACGCTCAGAATAATTTCGATGCGGCGAAAGCCTCATTGGACGCGGTGTTGGGTTATGACCGGCCTACGAATTACAAATTGGTGGCAGGGACGGATTCGCTGGCAGCTTTGCCGCCGGATGTTGCTCCACTGATTGCGTCGGCTATTCAGAACCGGCCTGACCTACAGTCGCTGCAGTGGAACGAACAGGCGGCACGGAAGTACAGCCGGGCACAGCATGAACAGCTTTTGCCTACGATCAGTGCACTGGGAACGGTGGGTAAGACTCCAGTCGGTTCCAGCCAGTACTTTCCTACGAGCTGGTATGGTGCTGTGGGCGTCAATATGAGCGTTCCTATCTTCAATGGCTTTCGCTACTCGGCCGAGGCTTCACAGGCTTCGCTGGAGGCAAAGGCTGCTGCCGAGCGTACACGCGATCTTCGCGACCAAGTGGTTCGTGATGTTCGGACGGCATGGCTGAATGCGAACACTGCGCTGCAACGCGTGACGGTTACCGAGGAGTTCCAGCGGCAGGCGAATCTTGCGCTCAATCTGGCGCAGACCCGGTACAAGCTGGGGTTGAGTTCCATAGTGGAGCTTAGCCAGGCGCAGTTGCAGCAGACGCAGGCAGCCATCAGCGATGCGAACGCGCGGTCACAGTATGGCTTTGCCCTGTCTGATCTGCGCTTCCAGACAGGGGTTCAGCCTTAG
- a CDS encoding M20/M25/M40 family metallo-hydrolase: protein MSAAAQHRITRLATLTAVHRAFHWLHLHQPQLHQWQLEMVRIPAPPFAESARAAWFLDRFHHLGLTNIHLDEEGNALAELASPETPPNTPCILLSAHLDTVFPAGTSCEPRQANDSPRIYAPGVCDNAAGLTALLGIAAALRYANITPPIPILFAANVGEEGEGDLRGMRYLFEQGPYRHRIAAALALEGGGTNTTVTRALGSTRLSITVTGPGGHSWADAGAPNPILILSRILTAIAEIDLPTEPLTTLNAGHISGGTSINSIPESATVLLDLRSIDPNHLRAAEAAVRRICDSFLPALATERSTSSATNITIQNIGNRPAATLPDDSPLLETLRAVDRHLTLRTELRLGSTDANLPLSLGIPAMAVGTGGSGGGIHTLQEWYDPTGRETALRRILLTLLDTTQVTAGSHQP, encoded by the coding sequence ATGTCAGCCGCCGCCCAACATCGCATCACCCGCCTCGCCACCCTCACCGCGGTCCATCGGGCCTTCCATTGGCTGCACCTCCACCAGCCTCAACTCCACCAATGGCAACTGGAGATGGTCCGCATCCCCGCGCCTCCCTTCGCCGAATCCGCGCGCGCCGCCTGGTTCCTCGACCGCTTCCACCATCTCGGCCTGACGAATATCCATCTCGATGAAGAGGGCAACGCCCTCGCCGAACTAGCCTCACCAGAAACTCCCCCCAACACCCCCTGCATCCTTCTCTCCGCCCACCTCGACACCGTCTTCCCCGCCGGAACCTCCTGCGAGCCCCGTCAGGCTAATGACAGCCCTCGCATCTACGCTCCCGGTGTCTGCGACAACGCGGCTGGACTCACAGCTCTGCTCGGCATCGCCGCCGCCCTTCGCTACGCCAACATCACGCCGCCAATCCCCATCCTCTTCGCCGCCAACGTAGGCGAAGAGGGCGAGGGCGACCTCCGCGGCATGCGCTATCTCTTCGAGCAAGGCCCCTACCGCCACCGCATCGCCGCAGCCCTCGCCCTCGAAGGCGGAGGCACCAACACCACCGTCACTCGTGCACTCGGCAGCACCCGTCTCAGCATCACCGTCACTGGCCCCGGTGGCCACTCCTGGGCCGATGCCGGAGCGCCCAACCCCATCCTCATCCTCAGCCGCATCCTCACCGCTATCGCCGAAATTGATCTCCCCACCGAGCCGTTAACCACCCTCAACGCAGGTCACATCTCTGGCGGAACCTCCATCAACTCCATCCCCGAGTCCGCCACAGTCCTGCTCGATCTACGATCCATCGATCCCAACCATTTACGCGCCGCCGAAGCCGCCGTCCGCAGAATCTGCGACAGCTTCCTGCCCGCATTAGCCACTGAGAGATCCACATCCTCGGCGACAAACATCACGATTCAAAACATTGGCAACCGGCCAGCCGCAACCCTGCCCGACGATTCCCCATTGCTCGAAACTCTTCGCGCCGTAGACCGCCACCTCACCCTCCGCACCGAACTACGGCTAGGTTCGACCGACGCCAACCTACCGCTATCGCTGGGCATTCCCGCGATGGCGGTAGGCACGGGAGGCAGCGGAGGAGGCATCCACACCTTGCAGGAGTGGTACGACCCAACCGGCCGCGAAACCGCCCTGCGCCGCATCCTCCTCACACTCCTCGATACCACCCAAGTCACCGCGGGAAGTCACCAACCCTAA